GTGCGCAAGTAAGTCAGACGTATATACCAATAGGATAGCACAAGACCATCCAAAAACCCTCGCTTTCGAGCCGTTGGCTCCACCGTACATGGTGGGCATTAATCTACACATACGTATACACACAAACCTACCCATGAAACAAATAGAGCAGAAGGCATgcgcatgattttcttgttttGCTTTAAAAAAGCGCACACAAAAGCGTATACATGTTGCGTGGAAAATGTATGTGCTACACACATCTTTCGAGAGGATGCGTGCAATCTACACACATACATAATTTTTGTGAGATGATATGTACGTGCAatatgcgcgcgcgcgcgcgcacacacgcatCGATGGTGGAAGATTTGCATGCATGTAGAATTTGATCTGATGGCTTTACCACCCGCCGAAAAGTGGAGATGTTAATGGAGTGAAGCGTATGTATATATGGAGTACATACGCATTTGTATAGACCGCATTGATGGTGGGAGATTGCGGCATTTGATATACATTGATCTTTTTTTTTTGGCGGATCGTGTGTTGATTGATGATGTGTGTGTGAGATGTACTCTACTATGTATGGTGATTTGTATTTGTGTATATGTATATAGACTGACTGCATTGATCGTACAggatttgcttgcttgcttgtagtATTAATCGGCCCTACGGAGGAGCGTAGAATACTTTGGGCGGGCGCGGGGGAGGGGGCGGTGGCCCGGACGGAAAGAAGAAACCGCAGGAGGGTGACGTGCGGGCCATAGCCAGGGGGATGGCAGGTGGCCGCCCCCACGTGTCATGCGGCGTAGGCCGCTCCCGCCGCGATAAGAAGGGGGGCGCGGGGCGTGTGGCCGTCCGTCGCAAGGGCAGCCAAGAAGAAGGCCTCCCTCACCCCCTTCACCACTCCGGCTGCCCCCGACCCgaccccatccatccatccacagtATCCCACACACCCTCGGTGCGACGACGGCGGGATGGCGAGGCGGTGCTGCTGCTGCTAGGTACTAGGTAGGTAGGGTTTCTTTCGGCCTGGAACAAGAAGACGAGGGGGAGGGATCTCGCCGCTGCCcgccgaggacgaggacaaggaggaggagcgTCCAGGGGGCGGCGGATCTGCTAGCGTCTTCCCGGTGAGCGCCTCCATCTACACCGGATCTATCCATGCCGCTCTTCGATTTTGAAATCTCACTGTTTCTTTcccccaccttcttcttcttcttccgtccACGCTCCTTCGTCTCCCCGTAGGTGAGGCTTCTTCTTTGGCCGTCAATACGGGGAGGACGGACGGATTGACGGAGGGGGATGCATCCTTCGTGTTCCCCTCCGATTCCGTGGCCGGATTTCACCCCCTCCCGCATTCTTCCTCCTCGCCCGCTCCTTCTTCGATTTCTCCCGGGGGGTGGATTTTCCGCCGATGGATTCTTGGACCTCCAATGTTCCCCGCTCCGCCGATTTCTGGCGCCAGCGGGCGGGGGCGGATCTGAGGGTTCCCCTCCTGGATTTCGCAGGAATCCCACCTAACGCCCCCGCACCAACAGCAGATCCGCTCACGCTTATTAAAAATGAATTAAAATCCCACTTTCCCCACCACCGCCACCATGTGCAAGATTTCCTCCTCCTCCATGTATGTTGACCAAGAAAATAATTTTATCCGCAGTGCAAGAATCCGCGTCTTATTTTATTTtatgcacgcacgcatgcatgatTTCACCTGCGGATCAGCTACTCCTCTACACGCAGCAGAATCTACCGCTGCCAACAACAGACAAATTTCTTGTGTCTTGCTCAACCACCTTGTAACCATCTTGTCTGTTTCTTCTTCTTGCAGTTGCAGGAGGCTGAACGTCGCAAGGAGGCAGGCATGGAGCACTACACCATGAGGCTCAGCGCGGGCGGAGGGGCCACGCCCACCCAGCAGCAGCAGCTCTGCCCCTGGGGGGAGCCCCTCATGGCGGTGGCGCCCGACCGAAGGTCGAGGTTCTGGCAGATGGACGTGGCCGTGGCGGCGCAGCCGGCCCGCATCGAGGTCATAtgcccgctgccgcgccgccccgcccgccctccCCACCCCGTCGAGCCCTTCGGCAGGGCCACCTCCAGGCCTATCAACGGGTGGGTGTGGTaactctcatcatcatcatccagtTGCTTGCATACATGCATACATACTTGTTGTGTGTTTAGTTTATTTTGCTCATATGGTTGGTGATGTTGATGGCACGATACCTTAATAACTTGAATTGCTGATTGATATGTGGTATTAACACCGGATATGAGGTTGCATATTATGATCTTGTTAGAATCATGATTGTGTAAGGCGTACACTCTATTAAACTCGTGCAGCAGCAAGTAGGCATATGCATGGAAGGTAGTTAGAATTTTTTTGGAGGGAAAAAACATGCTGTAGGGCGCTTATAACGGTCGACAGGTTCTTACATGGGACATCACTAACTGTACGTTACCAGAAGCTAGGAAGACAGCGAAGCATGCACACGTTAGCCGACAACAAAGCGTGCACACGTGACGCCAGAGTAGGCAACAAAGTTGGTTTAGTGTTGCATCTCGCCAGGACATCATGCCTCAATTGAACCAACAAAAACTAGTGCAGTAGCAACAGACTTGACATATAAGGCTATAACGGTCGATAGCTTCTTTCATGAGACAACACTAAATGCGTAACTAgaagaagctagcagaggcagagcataAGCACGCAACGGCATAGTATGAAAACGGCATACGGTTGTATGTCGCGACAAAGTAGGCAGGGGACATGATTTAGAGTTATATACCATTTGCACGGCACATTTCATAACCGTCTCGGTACCGTTACAAAAGTCCAGTAGCGACAAATTAAGCGTGAAACACGTGTCTGACCTATGTTGCTTTGATTTTTGCAGGACGCTACCAGTGTATAGAACAGACTCCGCCTCTGATATCCTTGATCTCATCCTCAGCAAGGTAACCTTGGTGCTTTAAATAGATAGCCAGTTTGTACTTTATTATATGCGGCACCATATCATTGATATCTGATGCCAGATTGTTTGTGTCTCTTGCCTTTCAGAATGACCCTGATGTTGATACCGATTCCAACGGCCAGGCTGGCTTTTTCTGTGGTTCGCCTCCTGTCCGCACTAACAACCCCATTGTGAATGATCCGCAGTTTGGTAGGAACACCCCCTGTTTTTCTCCTCTAGGGAGCCCATTCAGCAAGATGCTTGGTGGACGAGCTGAAGTAGGCTCTCCGTCTTGCGGGGCGAGTAGCAGCCCAAAAGTGAGGATCGAAGGCTTTGCCTGCGGGAACAAAGAGAACCATTGTGCAGTCACCTTTGCCTGAGAGCATTTTCGCCATACCACCAATTCACCATTGACCATTAGCGCCATTTTGCACCCCCCATCCCACCCCCCCAACATGTAAATTTTCCGCCCCCGAGATACAGCTAGTCCCTTTAATCCTAAGCTAAGCTAGTAGTACCTATTCGAGTCAGAGTTTATTTAGTCGAGTTGAGTTGAGTCGAGGTGAGTCCTCATCGTCGCCCGCCTGGTTGTCGCTTTTGAAACTGCGCAATCGCAGAGAGCTTTCGGTTATGTACATAGGCGAGGTCTCCCGTCCCGTCCATTGTGTCCTGTATCTACATCTttgtaatgtgtgtgtgtgtgtgtgtgtgtgcttgtgtCTTGTGTCTAGCAAGTGTCCCCAGTCCATGGGTGTGTTCAGAGTCTAGCAAGTGTCCCAGTCCATGGGTGTGTTCAGAGTCTGTAAATACCGTCTGCCCTGCATTCAGATGCATAATTAAGAAACTATTATATTATTATATTAAATCCTCTTTTGTTCCTGTGGTATTATCATAGCATCTATCTGTGAATTGTGATGTTGACATTCAGCTGTCATCATATAGTTTCTTTACACAGTTCTTAGGCAGCGTCAGCCGCCCTGGTTCATTGTGTTTGCAGCCTGTGGTGGGGCTTTTGTGTGCACACTTCTTGGCATGATGTAATTTTCACTGACCCTTTTTAGATGAACTTGGCCCAACCTGTGTGCACGATACTGCTGTAACATGAATTGTACCTTGTCTGGCTTTGGTTAACCTCTTACTGTAGCAAATGAGGTGTTGTTGGCCAAGAGATTGACAATCTTGTGTTGCCCTTGAATTGTACTTTGTCTGGCCTTGCTAGCATCTTTTTGAAATCAAAGTGTTGTTGGCCAAGAGACTATCAATTCTTGTTGCCCTTTGGGGAGGATGTTTGTTGCAAAGCTGATGCTGATGTGTAGTGAAATGAAACTTTACATACGTGTGTGGAGTGTAGTTTTGTTTGGCCCCAAGCAAGGGTGAGATGAGATGAAGAATTCTTGTTGTCTTTCCTTTGGATGTTGATGGGGTGCTCAATTCTTGTTGGTGTGGATGAATCTGATGCCGATGGTGATGGACAACATGAGACAGACGTTtgttcttgttcttgctcttgctTTTTGTTTTGTCTGGGTTCAATCTTTTCTTTGTCCTAGGAATCATCATCAGATAAATAAAATAACCTCTACATGAAGGAAACAATAAACCTAACAAAACATAACCCATAATTGAATGATGATTTGTTATTCTTGTCACTCCTGTACAACAACTGGGTTACATCTCATCTTACAATAATAATACAGCATTAGCAAATTGGTGATGCTCCAATTGAGGGAGAAGAACATCTTGATGATGATGGTTACAATAAAAACTGCCTCAAATTTTGTGTTCTTGTTCTTGCTTGTTTTTTTCTGGGCTCAATTCTTATGGTGGGAATCAAAGGGGATAAAATACTCTTCAAGTAGATACAACCCATGTGAATAGCCTGATCTAACCACTCAGACAGAACAAAAACAAGAAACTCTGAAATGAATGATGAATTGTTATTCATAGTTGAGGCAAATTGAGGGCCCCATCTGTACAACAATTGGTTACAAATTGCATTTATTCACAAATAAAATGAAATGGGCTGTGTTTTTACAACATGATGATGCTGATGGTTACACTAAACATTGCTGTCAAACTAAACCTGAGTCAAGGTTAACTATGATGTACAGTTTACAAATGAATGAAGGAATGCAAATATGAATGAATTGGGTGAATTAATGGATCAGAGCTACAATTAAGCTGTGCAATAATCAGtggtgagatgagatgagatgattGGATCATCATCGATCATCTCATCTGATGACGGCCCTCGAGTGCCTGAGGATCATGCTgaacggcggcgccggcgggcgaacCCGGCGACCGCCGGTAGCCGTCGTTGTCGTCAcggtcgccgccgtcgcgcccttcttcaccaccaccacctgccCCGTGCTGTCCCTCTTCCCCGTGCTCGTCTTCACCTTCTGAACAGCCGCCGGAGAAGCAGCAGCAGGAGACCGAGGAGGAGGGGCCGTGGCCGCCTTCGCCGGCGTCGTCGTCTTGGCCGCCGCGAGGGCAAACGCCTTCTCCAGCGTGTTGTTGCTGATGGGATTGGGCGTCGCCGCCGGCTTGCTCCTGCGGCTGGCGCCGGCGGGCACGTCGCCGCGGAGGCTGGACTCGAGCAGCAGCACGCCGGCGCAGTGCTTGAGCACCTCGAGGCTCACGCGCGCGCCGTCCAGGCACCGGAGCCCCCGCGCCCGCCGCGCGCCGATCCCGAAGTGCTCCGccagggccgccgccgccgcctcctcgtcctcctggccGTCGTCCCCGGCGCCGGCCGGCCCGAAGCACCCCTGCGCGCCCTGCGCGAGGAGCACGTCGAGGGAGTCGACGACGCCCACGGGCTCCGGCGCGGGCAGGCCGAAGGCGGCGAAGGCCCCGCGCACGCGCGGGCAGCCGGCGCGCCGGATGCCGTGGCCCGCCCACACGCGGCCGTCCAGCAGCTCGAAGATGTCCGGGAAGACGTCCTCGAACGAgggcgcggcggaggaggcggagagGACGCCACCGTCGGCGCCGGCGTCGTCCGGGCGGATGAGGGTGGAGTAGCTGGAGACCTCGACGAGGCGGCGCGGGCAGACGAGGATGGCGGCGAACTCCAGCAGGCGGCActcgccggacggcggcgccgcctcCACGTCGAAGAACACCATCTCCCTCTTCTTGGTGTTCGCCATTGGTGGAGGTTTCTTGGCGGTGGAGCTCTGTTTGTTTCTTGCTTGTGGGAATGGATCAATGGAGGAGAGGAGGGATGGGAGAAGGGACGATCTTGTCTTGTCGGAGGAGCCTGCGGTATATATAAGCTTTGACGATCAATGGCGGGAGCTAGAGAGGTTAGCTGAGAGGGAGGGAGAAGAAGATGAGGAATATTTCTTCTGGTTGAACTCCTCcatggagaggagaggggagaggggttGCTTGGGGTGGACGGTGCATGAGTTTTATGTTTGGGGACTTCCAACAGTGGAAGCAAAGCTAGCAGCTTGCTCAAAAAGGAAGGTAGGGCATGCAAGTTAGTTGAGTAGTTAGTTACCTCAACATCTCAACCAACTCTCTCATGTTGATGGGGGTGCAAGATTCCAAGTTTCACAAGCATGCAACAACATTATCCACCTTGGCAAGTCACTACCAAGAGCCCATTTcattttctcttcctttcttcttcccatCAAATGGACCAGTTCttcttttctactccctccgtaaactaatataagagcatttagatcactactttagtaatttaaatgctcttatattagtttacagagggagtatgtgtgtatatatgtatgtactcCGTCCGTCCGTCTGTATGCACGAGACATCGACCGGAATTTCGACGAAATTCGAGTAGATTCGTTGCCGGGCGCCGGAATATCTGTAGCCTTGAATCATCCGGCCCAATTCAAGCAAAGCATAAATTAGCCCAAATCTCATTGAAATTTAGAGAATTTTCAAActtccaaaaaaaagaaaagaaaatctggaATTATTTGCAGCTTGGCCGGGAATATGTATGTTCCCGACATTTGAAACATTGGTGTGTGCTACACATATGCTTGAGAGGTAACAAAGAAATGTGTTATGGAAATGCTTTTCATGATCTCACGATCAAGCAGCCTTGTTGCTGGCCTTGAGTTTTTCCTGCAGGCAATATGCAGTGGTGTGAAGCTAGGTGCTACCTAGTACCTAGCCATAGGTGTGTTGTGTCCCCTTTGCGTCCGTGTGGGGGTCACCATTCTACCCACGCGCACACCTACTAGTTAGTAATTATTTATTCTAATCTAGTATGGCTAAGAAAATCCAAATACAATGAGAAGAATATTCCACATACGTACACGGATagatgtttcttcttcttcttcttggacgcTTGCAATCTTCTGTTTCAAATTCCCCTCTAGCTTGTTAATCACATGCGCGCAATAGTACCTTTCAGATCGGTCTGACGTCGAGTTCGCCTTCATATCTAGAGTTCAATCATATTTGCAAAGGATTCAATGGAACCAACCAATCCACTGTCGCTGAGGTGGACAAGAAGCGGAAAGGCTATGTCTGGTTTCTTTTTttcaaatgataagtgccacacgtgtggcacgaagcactCCGGTATTAACGTTTCTTACAACTAAGTTGTCAtccgaaaaggaaaaaaaaaataaAACTTGCCAACCGAAAGGAAAGTTGTCGTGCTTGACGACTACAGTTGCTATCCTTGCGTNNNNNNNNNNNNNNNNNNNNNNNNNNNNNNNNNNNNNNNNNNNNNNNNNNNNNNNNNNNNNNNNNNNNNNNNNNNNNNNNNNNNNNNNNNNNNNNNNNNNNNNNNNNNNNNNNNNNNNNNNNNNNNNNNNNNNNNNNNNNNNNNNNNNNNNNNNNNNNNNNNNNNNNNNNNNNNNNNNNNNNNNNNNNNNNNNNNNNNNNNNNNNNNNNNNNNNNNNNNNNNNNNNNNNNNNNNNNNNNNNNNNNNNNNNNNNNNNNNNNNNAGGTCAATAACAAATAATCCCAAATACTAAAATTCAGAAACACAGAAAACTTTAAAATTGGCTGTACTTTATTGATTTTTTTTTTTAAATATAGCTCTACTGTCACTATTCATCAATGTCTCGATCCAAAATTTTGGCCCCAGCACAGATTTGAGATTGAGGCAATTCACATGAACAATTCTCTTTGTTTTCCGACTAACAAAGTATATATAGCCAAACAAAAGGAAAAGGGGGATACATCATACTGGCAAAACTTTTAGGTATATAAAGTACAATACCGTGTATGTACCTTGCCTAATTATCTGGTTGTGTGTGGACGGAAGCGACCAAGAGGACCGTCGGCGGCAGCCGTCGTATTCCCCGCTACTCCGCTGCGTCGACAAGCCAGGAATCAAGTCCAAGGTCAGCGACTTGGGACCAGCGTCCGGCGGCAGACGTCCTAGCGCCATGGCGGCGAGATAGATAGATCTAGCGATCTGATCGTCAGGCGAGAAGAGATCGAACGAACTACCAGGCCTCCATGATCTATCGTCTATATACACAGGCAAGGTAGATGGGCTATCTTTGTTGCATCCTGGGCTTTGGCGCATGAACAACAACGTGGATTTTTGGGCTTAAATGACATAATTAGGCAGGTAATCTCCGNNNNNNNNNNNNNNNNNNNNNNNNNNNNNNNNNNNNNNNNNNNNNNNNNNNNNNNNNNNNNNNNNNNNNNNNNNNNNNNNNNNNNNNNNNNNNNNNNNNNNNNNNNNNNNNNNNNNNNNNNNNNNNNNNNNNNNNNGGGGGGGGGGGTCTACCCCCTCTCCGCCCCTGCTTGCGTCACTAAACTTGCCAAATAAATGTTCGAAGTTGCCATGCGTTCATGCCACAAGTGTGACACTTATCAAGGTCCTTCTTATCTGGCCTAGTGCGAGTCCGTGGTCATGCTCGCCTACAACCGCACCAAACACGGGCTGGCGCAATACGGTTTGGTTTTCTTCATCGATTATTTTGTGCATCTTACATTGGTTTTTATTGCAGTTTTTTCTAGGAACCGGGGTTTTGTCCGGTTTTCGCTATTCCTTCTGGTTCCCTTATTCCTGCTTTTCTTTTGTCCAattcttttttctacttctttcaaAAAAATGAacagtatataaagattttttttgaaaagcaTTTTTTTATCAGTTCGCAATGGTTTTTCAAGTTTGCCAGAACAAAAAAAAACCCTTTTTGGGGTAGAAAACTTTCTTCAATTTATAACCTTTTTCACTTGCTCTATTTTAAATCTTATTTTATCTTTTTTAGTTTTGTATCTCTGCATCTTATTATTTTTTATTACTAAAAATAGATATCAAAATTATCCTATTTTTCAAACAGAATAAACCGTTTTAATACCCGATAAATGTTTAAAaaaatattgaacttgtatttgGATCAATATTGGTCATGCGTTCAAAAAAATGTTTAacgggtatctgaaaatgttcagcGTGTATATTAAAAATGTTCAATGCGTATTTAAAAAAATTTGACATGTATTTGAAATAAAGCAAAATCcataaaagaagaagagaaaaatgattataaaagatataaagaaAGCAAATGAAGTAGATATAGAAATATAGAAAACCAAAAATCAGAAAATAACATGAGACCTTCctaaaacatgcaatttttttagTGGTAAAACCTCTTTATTAATCAATCACGAGGTTTACAAGAATAACAATTGTGTGATGGGGCACTCCCAGCCACATGTTGATACCTTGATAATCTTATTTTATCTTTTTAGTTTTGTATCTGTGCATCTTATTATTTTCTATTACTAAAAATAGATATCAAAATTATCCTATTTTCC
This DNA window, taken from Triticum aestivum cultivar Chinese Spring chromosome 1D, IWGSC CS RefSeq v2.1, whole genome shotgun sequence, encodes the following:
- the LOC123179781 gene encoding uncharacterized protein, whose product is MEHYTMRLSAGGGATPTQQQQLCPWGEPLMAVAPDRRSRFWQMDVAVAAQPARIEVICPLPRRPARPPHPVEPFGRATSRPINGTLPVYRTDSASDILDLILSKNDPDVDTDSNGQAGFFCGSPPVRTNNPIVNDPQFGRNTPCFSPLGSPFSKMLGGRAEVGSPSCGASSSPKVRIEGFACGNKENHCAVTFA
- the LOC123179779 gene encoding protein NEN4, whose product is MANTKKREMVFFDVEAAPPSGECRLLEFAAILVCPRRLVEVSSYSTLIRPDDAGADGGVLSASSAAPSFEDVFPDIFELLDGRVWAGHGIRRAGCPRVRGAFAAFGLPAPEPVGVVDSLDVLLAQGAQGCFGPAGAGDDGQEDEEAAAAALAEHFGIGARRARGLRCLDGARVSLEVLKHCAGVLLLESSLRGDVPAGASRRSKPAATPNPISNNTLEKAFALAAAKTTTPAKAATAPPPRSPAAASPAAVQKVKTSTGKRDSTGQVVVVKKGATAATVTTTTATGGRRVRPPAPPFSMILRHSRAVIR